A single region of the Lotus japonicus ecotype B-129 chromosome 4, LjGifu_v1.2 genome encodes:
- the LOC130713568 gene encoding serpin-ZX-like produces the protein MDLRKSKSMRCQTDVALSITNHLFSKQEFQDQNLVFSPFSLHVVLSVMAAGSDGCALNELLSFLRADSVHHLSTFFSQLVPVVLSDVVSSAHRLSFVNGLWVDNSLSLTHSFKQLVATHYKATLDSVDFQSQGEQVRHDVNMWVQKETRGLIKELLPPGTAGPSTKLIFANALHFKGAWKHKFDASRTIYDKFRLLDGSSVRVPFMRSNEKERFKYISTFDGFKVLRLSCKQGTDKKRRFSMYIFLPDAKNGLPALIERLASESGFLKGKFPRRKAAIRHFRIPKFDISFELEASHVLMELGVVSPFSSTDADFTKMVEVNSPLDELLYADSVFHKAFIKVDEEGTTAAAATAMLLASRSGPSVRAGIDFVADHPFFFLIREDFTGTILFIGQVLHPNVAAKPSQ, from the exons ATGGACCTccgaaaatcaaaatcaatgagGTGCCAAACAGATGTTGCCCTCAGCATCACAAACCATTTATTCTCAAAACAAGAATTTCAGGACCAGAACCTCGTCTTCTCGCCCTTCTCTCTCCATGTTGTTCTTAGCGTCATGGCTGCTGGTTCAGATGGCTGCGCACTCAACGAGCTTCTTTCCTTCCTCCGAGCTGATTCCGTCCACCATCTCAGCACCTTCTTCTCTCAGCTTGTCCCCGTTGTGCTCTCTGATGTTGTTTCTTCTGCACATCGTCTGTCTTTTGTCAATGGATTGTGGGTTGATAATTCGCTTTCCCTTACCCATTCTTTTAAACAACTTGTGGCTACTCATTACAAGGCCACTCTCGATTCAGTTGATTTTCAGTCTCAG GGTGAACAAGTGCGTCATGATGTGAATATGTGGGTTCAAAAAGAAACTAGGGGTCTCATTAAAGAGCTTCTTCCTCCCGGGACAGCAGGCCCCTCAACCAAGCTTATCTTTGCAAATGCATTGCACTTCAAGGGGGCATGGAAACACAAGTTTGATGCTTCAAGAACTATATATGATAAGTTTCGCCTCCTTGATGGCTCCTCAGTCCGGGTTCCCTTCATGAGAAGCAATGAGAAGGAGCGGTTTAAGTACATTAGCACTTTTGATGGTTTCAAAGTCCTCCGTCTTTCTTGCAAACAAGGTACAGATAAAAAACGCCGATTCTCCATGTACATTTTCCTTCCGGATGCAAAAAATGGATTGCCAGCTTTAATTGAAAGGTTGGCTTCAGAATCTGGTTTCTTGAAAGGCAAGTTTCCTCGGCGAAAAGCGGCAATAAGACACTTCAGGATTCCAAAATTCGATatttcttttgaacttgaagCTTCTCATGTGCTGATGGAGTTAGGAGTGGTTTCGCCTTTCTCTTCAACTGATGCAGATTTTACAAAAATGGTGGAGGTGAACTCTCCTTTGGATGAACTTTTATATGCAGACAGCGTATTTCACAAAGCTTTCATTAAGGTAGATGAAGAAGGTACTACAGCTGCAGCGGCCACTGCTATGCTTCTGGCTTCAAGATCTGGGCCTTCGGTTCGGGCTGGTATAGACTTTGTAGCTGACcaccctttcttcttcttgatcaGAGAAGATTTTACTGGAACAATTCTCTTTATTGGGCAGGTGCTCCATCCTAATGTAGCAGCCAAGCCGAGCCAGTGA